The DNA segment GCGAAAACGTCCGCGTCGAGGAGATCCCCGCCGAGCTGCTCGACGAGGCCAAGGAGCGCCGCCACGAGCTGATCGCCGCCATGGGCGACTTCGACGACCACATCGCCGAGCTCTACCTCGAGGACAAAGAGGTCTCCCCCAACGCGCTCCGCAAGGCGGTGCGCACGGCGACGCTCAGCCTCAAGTTCATCCCGGTGATGATGGGCTCGGCCTACAAGAACAAGGGCGTGCAGCTGCTGCTGGACGCGGTGGGCTACTACCTGCCGGATCCCTCCGAGGTGAAGAACGAGGCCCACGACCAGCGCAAGGACGAAGAGAAGATCGTCCTCGAGTCCAATCCCGACAAGCCCTTCGTCGGTCTGGCCTTCAAGCTGGAAGACGGCCGCTACGGGCAGCTGACCTACATGCGCATTTACCAAGGGAAGGTCGCCAAGGGCGACTGGATCGTCAACTCGACCAACGAGAAGAAGGTCAAGGTGCCCCGCCTGGTCCGCATGCACGCCGACGAGATGCACGACATCGACGTCGCCTATGCCGGTGACATCGTCGCGATGTTCGGCGTCGAGTGCGCCTCCGGCGACACCTTCACCGACGGGACCATCCGCTACACCATGACCTCGATGCACGTCCCCAACGCGGTCATCTCCCTGGCCGTCGCCCCCAAGGACAAGGGCGCCACCGCAAACTTCTCGAAGGCCCTCAACCGCTTCTCGAAGGAAGACCCGACTTTCCGCGTCCACCGCGACGAGGAGAGCGCCCAGACCATCATCTCGGGCATGGGCGAGCTGCACCTCGAGATCTACATCGAGCGCATGAAGCGCGAGTACAACTGCGAGGTCATCGCCGGCAAGCCGCAGGTCGCCTACCGCGAGACCTTCACCAAGAAGACCGACTTCATGTACCAGCACAAGAAGCAGACCGGCGGCTCCGGCCAATACGCGAAAATCTGCGGCTACTTCGAGCCCCTGCCCGCCGACGCGGTCCAAACCTACGAGTTCGTCGACGAGATCGTCGGCGGCAAGATCCCCCGCGAGTTCATCCCGGCCTGCGACAAGGGCTTCCAAGAGCAGCTCAAGAAGGGCCTGCTGATCGGCTTCCCGGTGGTCGGCGTCCGCGTCGTCATCAACGACGGCGCCTACCACGACGTCGACTCCTCCGAAATGGCGTTCAAGATCTGCGCCATGACGGCGGTGCGCGAGTTCTACAACCAATGCGGCCCCATCATCCTCGAGCCCATCATGCGCCTGCAGACCCAGGCCCCCGAGGAGTTCCAGGGCCAGGTCGTCGGCCAGATCAACCAGCGCCGCGGCGTCATCGTCAGCACCGGGACGGTCAACAAGTACGTCCAGGTCGACGCCGAGGTCCCGCTCTCCGAGATGTTCGGTTATTCCACCGACCTGCGCAGCGGCACCCAGGGCAAGGGCGAATTCCAGATGGAATTCCTCAAGTACGCCCCCGTGCCCCGCAACGTCCAAGACGAGCTGGTCAAGCTGTACCAAGAGAAGCGAGCGGCGGAGAGCAAGTAATGCGGAAACTCGAGCGCGTCTCCGAGGAATTGAGCGCCCTGCAGCGGGAGCTGCAGGGGACGGCCAACCGCCTCTGGAAGCTCAAGTTTTCCTTAAATTCTGCCTACTATCGAGGCTGTTCCGAAGGGGATTTTCTACCCAGAAGGCTCCAGTCCCTCCGCCGTCATGAACAAGAGCGTTTTGAGGCCCTGCTCCAGCGCCTCAAGGCCCTATTGGCCTCCCATCTGGGTTCTCCGACGCTCCTTTTCGACTCCGACCGAGACCTCGAGACCCTGCGCCATATCCG comes from the Deltaproteobacteria bacterium PRO3 genome and includes:
- a CDS encoding elongation factor G, whose translation is MRNIEKIRNIGISAHIDSGKTTLSERILFYTNKIHKIEEVRGKSGVGATMDFMDLEREKGITIQSAATYAEWKNIIINLIDTPGHVDFTIEVERALRVLDGAVLVLCAVSGVQSQSITVDRQMTRYHVPRIAFVNKMDRAGADPVRCMHQLRDKLGHNAHLIALPIGAEDRFQGVIDLIEMKANYFDGDNGENVRVEEIPAELLDEAKERRHELIAAMGDFDDHIAELYLEDKEVSPNALRKAVRTATLSLKFIPVMMGSAYKNKGVQLLLDAVGYYLPDPSEVKNEAHDQRKDEEKIVLESNPDKPFVGLAFKLEDGRYGQLTYMRIYQGKVAKGDWIVNSTNEKKVKVPRLVRMHADEMHDIDVAYAGDIVAMFGVECASGDTFTDGTIRYTMTSMHVPNAVISLAVAPKDKGATANFSKALNRFSKEDPTFRVHRDEESAQTIISGMGELHLEIYIERMKREYNCEVIAGKPQVAYRETFTKKTDFMYQHKKQTGGSGQYAKICGYFEPLPADAVQTYEFVDEIVGGKIPREFIPACDKGFQEQLKKGLLIGFPVVGVRVVINDGAYHDVDSSEMAFKICAMTAVREFYNQCGPIILEPIMRLQTQAPEEFQGQVVGQINQRRGVIVSTGTVNKYVQVDAEVPLSEMFGYSTDLRSGTQGKGEFQMEFLKYAPVPRNVQDELVKLYQEKRAAESK